In Oreochromis aureus strain Israel breed Guangdong linkage group 20, ZZ_aureus, whole genome shotgun sequence, the following are encoded in one genomic region:
- the LOC116320809 gene encoding rhamnose-binding lectin-like, producing the protein MTVVGLISKNDESAYREEAQQLTDCCRVNNLSLNVSKSTKFIGVHLAENLSWSLNTSSITKKAQQHLYFLQKLRKAHVSPSILITFFRGTIERVLSSCITVWYGNCTVSDGNTLQRIVRTAEKIIGTSLPSITDTYRILKAISIVEDPMHPSHTLFTLLPSGKSLISSPDKGQVLVIHSASYGRHDKTTCSDGRPTSQLQVVTCSSSKSDDVVASSCNGKNSCTIPATNSVFGDPCVGTYKYLEVVYTCQFQTVTCEGSEANLQCAEGQVLVVHRAHFGRQDKTTCSLGRSACQIKKVDCTTPASINLVTDRCSGKNNCSLSATSSVFGDPCIGTYKYLEVDYTCQFQSLTCEGFQANLQCGEGQIIVVHGAHYGRHDKTTCSAGRPASQLQVVTCSSQSSTDVVAKSCNGKKSCTIPATNSVFGDPCVGTYKYMQVVYTCQFQTVTCEGSQINLQCGKGQVLVIHRADYGRRDKITCSAGRPASQLQLETCSSPGSKNIVANSCNGKSSCTISASNSVFGDPCVGTYKYLGVVYACY; encoded by the exons ATGACTGTGGTGGGTCTCATCAGCAAGAATGATGAGTCAGCATACAGAGAGGAGGCGCAACAGCTAACAGACTGCTGTAGAGTCAATAACCTGTCTCTGAAC GTCAGCAAGAGCACCAAATTCATTGGTGTTCACCTGGCagagaacctctcctggtccctcaacaccagctCCATAActaagaaggcccaacagcatcTCTACTTCCTGCAGAAGTTGAGAAAAGCCCATGTCTCACCATCCATTCTCATCACCTTCTTCAGGGGGACTATCGAGAGGGTCTTGAGCAGCTGCATTACTGTCTGGTATGGTAACTGCACCGTATCGGATGGCAATACCCTACAACGGATAGTCAGAACAGCTGAGAAGATCATTGGAACCTctcttccctccatcacagACACCTATCGCATCCTCAAAGCCATCAGCATTGTGGAGGACCCCATgcacccctcacacacactcttcaccctgctgcctTCTGGCAAGAG TTTAATCTCTTCCCCAGACAAAGGACAGGTTTTAGTCATCCACAGTGCTAGTTACGGACGGCATGACAAAACCACGTGCTCTGATGGACGTCCTACATCTCAGCTCCAAGTTGTCACATGCTCAAGTTCCAAAAGCGATGATGTTGTTGCTTCGAG CTGTAATGGGAAAAACAGCTGTACTATCCCAGCGACTAACTCTGTGTTTGGAGACCCCTGTGTTGGCACCTACAAGTACCTGGAGGTGGTTTATACTTGTCAGT TCCAGACTGTAACGTGTGAAGGATCCGAGGCAAACCTTCAGTGTG CTGAAGGACAGGTTTTAGTCGTCCACAGAGCTCATTTCGGGCGGCAGGACAAAACCACGTGCTCTCTTGGACGTTCTGCCTGCCAAATCAAAAAGGTCGACTGCACAACTCCTGCGAGTATTAATTTGGTAACTGACAG ATGTAGCGGGAAAAATAACTGTAGTCTCTCAGCAACCAGCTCTGTGTTTGGAGACCCCTGTATTGGCACCTACAAGTACCTGGAAGTGGATTATACTTGTCAGT TCCAGAGTCTAACATGTGAAGGGTTTCAGGCAAACCTTCAGTGtg GTGAAGGACAGATTATTGTTGTCCATGGAGCTCATTATGGTCGCCATGACAAAACCACATGCTCTGCTGGACGTCCTGCTTCTCAGCTCCAAGTTGTCACGTGTTCAAGTCAGAGTAGTACTGATGTTGTTGCTAAAAG CTGTAATGGGAAAAAAAGCTGTACTATCCCAGCGACCAACTCTGTGTTTGGAGACCCCTGTGTTGGCACCTACAAGTACATGCAGGTGGTTTATACTTGTCAGT TCCAGACTGTAACATGTGAAGGATCTCAGATAAACCTTCAGTGTG GTAAAGGACAGGTTTTAGTCATCCACAGAGCTGATTATGGGCGGCGTGACAAAATTACGTGCTCTGCTGGACGTCCTGCCTCTCAGCTCCAACTTGAAACGTGCTCAAGTCCTGGGAGCAAGAATATTGTTGCTAACAG CTGTAATGGGAAAAGCAGCTGCACAATCTCAGCAAGCAACTCTGTGTTTGGAGACCCCTGTGTTGGCacctacaagtacctgggagtGGTGTATGCTTGTTACT gA